The following are encoded together in the Lathyrus oleraceus cultivar Zhongwan6 chromosome 3, CAAS_Psat_ZW6_1.0, whole genome shotgun sequence genome:
- the LOC127125851 gene encoding pentatricopeptide repeat-containing protein At5g50390, chloroplastic, with translation METFSLDQLQSFSYLGSSSFNPRKNSCFASKLKIWSKPVSQICSCSQPKKRNEFDEKVLVLEEPRMLKRESLSPSGLCSQIENLVLSNKYRGAMELFQMLELEYAEYYVGASTYDALISACIGLRFIGGVKRVFNHMKNSGFEFDLYMMNRVLAMHMKCFLVHDARKLFEDMPERDSGSWMIMIGGFVDSGEYSEAFEMFLCMWEEFNVGKSRTFATMIRASAGLGNIEIGKQIHTCILKRGVHGDQFVDCALIDMYSKSGSIKDAQCVFDQMPQKTTVGWNTIIAGYALRGYNEEGLGIYHEMRDSGAKINHFIISTLIRICARLASLEHAKQAHAALVRRGFGTDLVANSQLVDFYGKWGRMKDAQHVFDKMHRKNVISWNALIGGYGNHGQGEKAVEMFEKMLQENVIPDHVTFLAVLSACSYSGLSERGWEIFQSMSTDHNVEPRAMHYACMIELLGREGLLDDAVALLKNAPFKPTLNMWAALLTACRMNKNSELGTIAAEELYGMEPGKICNYVVLLNIYNASGKLKEAAGVLQTLKRKGLRLLQGRSWIGPYAFLCGDKSHKQMQEIYKKVDSMMVEISRHGYVMEKKMLLPDVDKEEQCAMRYHSEKLAIAFGIINTPDWLPLQITQAHRVCGDCHNAIKLITKVTGREIVLRDASRFHHFKNGSCSCGDYW, from the coding sequence ATGGAAACTTTTTCTTTAGATCAGCTTCAATCCTTTTCCTATCTGGGTTCATCTTCTTTTAATCCTAGAAAAAACTCTTGTTTTGCATCAAAGTTGAAAATTTGGAGCAAACCCGTTTCTCAGATTTGTTCTTGTTCCCAACCAAAGAAGAGAAATGAGTTTGATGAAAAGGTGCTAGTTTTGGAAGAACCTCGGATGCTAAAAAGGGAATCTTTATCCCCTTCTGGACTATGTAGTCAGATTGAGAATTTGGTTTTGAGTAATAAGTATAGGGGGGCAATGGAATTGTTTCAAATGTTGGAACTTGAATATGCTGAATATTATGTTGGTGCTAGTACTTATGATGCTTTGATCAGTGCTTGTATTGGTTTGAGATTCATTGGAGGTGTTAAGAGGGTGTTTAATCATATGAAAAATAGTGGGTTTGAGTTTGATTTGTATATGATGAATAGGGTTTTGGCTATGCATATGAAATGTTTTCTTGTCCACGATGCACGGAAGCTGTTTGAAGATATGCCTGAAAGAGATTCGGGTTCTTGGATGATCATGATTGGCGGATTTGTTGACTCGGGGGAATATTCTGAGGCTTTTGAGATGTTTTTGTGTATGTGGGAAGAGTTTAATGTTGGAAAATCTCGCACTTTTGCGACTATGATTCGCGCGTCTGCTGGATTGGGAAATATTGAGATTGGAAAGCAAATTCATACATGTATTTTGAAAAGGGGAGTGCATGGAGATCAATTTGTAGATTGTGCGTTGATTGACATGTACAGCAAGTCTGGTAGCATTAAAGATGCTCAATGTGTTTTTGATCAAATGCCGCAGAAGACAACTGTTGGATGGAATACCATTATTGCTGGCTATGCACTTCGAGGTTATAATGAGGAAGGTCTTGGTATTTACCACGAGATGCGTGATAGTGGTGCTAAAATCAACCATTTCATTATTTCAACATTAATAAGAATTTGTGCGAGATTGGCATCATTAGAACATGCGAAACAAGCTCATGCTGCATTAGTTCGCCGTGGTTTTGGCACAGATTTGGTGGCAAACTCACAGCTCGTTGACTTCTATGGCAAATGGGGAAGGATGAAAGACGCTCAACATGTTTTTGACAAGATGCACCGCAAGAATGTCATATCTTGGAACGCATTGATTGGTGGATATGGTAATCACGGGCAGGGAGAAAAGGCAGTAGAAATGTTTGAGAAAATGCTTCAAGAAAATGTGATTCCAGATCATGTCACTTTCCTTGCTGTTTTATCTGCTTGTAGCTATTCAGGATTATCAGAAAGGGGTTGGGAGATTTTTCAGTCTATGAGTACAGATCACAACGTTGAGCCTCGAGCAATGCATTATGCATGTATGATTGAACTATTAGGTCGAGAGGGCTTATTAGACGATGCTGTTGCACTGTTAAAAAATGCTCCTTTCAAACCAACTCTAAATATGTGGGCAGCATTGCTGACAGCATGCAGAATGAACAAGAATTCGGAGCTCGGGACAATTGCAGCCGAAGAGCTTTATGGTATGGAACCTGGAAAGATCTGTAATTATGTTGTGCTTCTGAATATATACAACGCTTCTGGCAAATTGAAAGAAGCTGCTGGTGTTTTGCAAACCTTAAAGAGAAAAGGTTTAAGACTGCTTCAGGGACGTAGCTGGATCGGACCATATGCTTTCCTTTGTGGAGACAAATCTCACAAGCAAATGCAAGAAATATACAAAAAAGTGGACAGCATGATGGTGGAGATATCAAGGCATGGTTATGTTATGGAGAAAAAAATGTTGCTACCAGATGTGGACAAAGAGGAACAATGTGCTATGAGGTATCATAGTGAAAAGCTTGCAATAGCTTTTGGTATCATCAACACTCCAGATTGGTTACCTTTGCAAATTACACAGGCCCATCGTGTGTGCGGTGACTGCCATAATGCAATCAAACTTATAACCAAGGTTACAGGACGTGAAATTGTGTTAAGAGATGCTAGTAGGTTTCACCATTTTAAAAATGGGAGTTGTTCTTGTGGGGATTATTGGTGA